A genomic window from Cupriavidus basilensis includes:
- a CDS encoding VOC family protein, translating into MQLLINIDVDDLAHGIGFYQHGLGLRLARKLFDGSVAEMLGGGAPIYLLAKAPGTRPSARADSRRGDRRHRTPVHLDFVVADLESAVERALEAGAELEDWPQDFAWGRQAKLSDPFGHGLCFTEWKGEGYGATEAGKETREPALQDR; encoded by the coding sequence ATGCAATTGCTGATCAATATCGACGTCGACGACCTCGCGCACGGCATCGGCTTCTACCAGCACGGCCTTGGCCTGCGCCTGGCGCGCAAGCTGTTCGACGGCTCCGTGGCGGAAATGCTGGGCGGCGGCGCGCCGATCTACCTGCTGGCCAAGGCGCCGGGCACCAGGCCAAGCGCGCGCGCCGACAGCCGCCGCGGCGATCGCCGGCACCGGACGCCGGTGCACCTCGATTTTGTGGTGGCGGACCTGGAAAGCGCGGTGGAACGTGCGCTGGAAGCCGGCGCCGAACTGGAGGACTGGCCGCAGGATTTTGCCTGGGGGCGGCAGGCGAAGCTGTCCGACCCTTTTGGCCATGGGCTCTGCTTTACCGAGTGGAAGGGTGAAGGTTATGGCGCCACCGAAGCGGGAAAGGAAACCAGGGAGCCGGCGCTGCAGGATCGATAG